From Nicotiana tabacum cultivar K326 chromosome 20, ASM71507v2, whole genome shotgun sequence, one genomic window encodes:
- the LOC142174880 gene encoding uncharacterized protein LOC142174880, whose protein sequence is MRDAKQGSRSVINISSSATLTTGILPGSFAYASSKIALDMVTKIMALELGVDKIRVNSTAAGVFKSEITENLVQQKRFHNVVFKAVPLRTFGTTDPALTSVVRYLIHNSSQYVSGNVFIVDGGGTLPGVPIFSSL, encoded by the exons ATGCGTGATGCTAAACAGGGCAGCAGATCTGTCATTAATATATCTTCATCTGCTACACTCACTACAGGAA TATTACCGGGGAGTTTTGCTTACGCTTCTTCAAAGATAGCTCTTGACATGGTCACTAAG ATAATGGCCCTAGAATTGGGAGTAGACAAGATCAGAGTGAACTCAACAGCAGCAGGAGTTTTCAAATCTGAGATAACAGAGAACCTTGTCCAACAGAAACGTTTCCATAATGTTGTTTTCAAAGCAGTTCCTCTGAGAACTTTTGGAACAACAGATCCAGCTTTAACATCAGTGGTCCGGTACTTAATACACAATTCTTCGCAATACGTATCGGGCAATGTTTTCATTGTCGATGGCGGAGGTACTTTACCAGGTGTTCCCATTTTCTCATCACTCTAG